The following proteins are encoded in a genomic region of Bufo bufo chromosome 11, aBufBuf1.1, whole genome shotgun sequence:
- the TEDC1 gene encoding tubulin epsilon and delta complex protein 1 isoform X2, translated as MKRASTFWNLLYCLLRQISPGRPDSSPPAHEKMTPGDRVRYVKGVLQIQGYGRPAFYRLPDDGHEGSREILLAFSWLLQKVKILENLLEKKRVKVGDHITICVCPHDASVQKCKDHSSSCKQETDIRFLQWLDGKLRFCWRSLHAAHLEECAVLYKIHSYTRGCHIDKTTGHLSAMETALLRQPKSCDKLLQAMESEMSYLEAYVGWKHVEPVYWQWMDTVLESACEAEHDFSVPNMNPVCTFVTSRSQAQYIPPDIKVLSKCIRDTQEQLAVLRSPREQMKEMETEFSEKELKKIKHEVKKKMEHCKPQGAEAKDIHGSYRLLLKEHKSVNKDCSMNDVHVNEVTKCLQSVIHKMEAEYCELQDQCRKRLDDITEELQGIVCIPPAKSNFSIL; from the exons ATGAAGCGG GCATCGACGTTCTGGAATCTGCTGTACTGCTTGCTGAGGCAAATCTCTCCAGGCCGGCCGGATTCATCGCCTCCAGCACATGAGAAGATGACCCCGG GCGATCGTGTGAGATACGTGAAAGGCGTACTACAGATCCAAGGCTACGGAAGGCCGGCGTTTTACCGTCTCCCTGATGATGGTCACGAGGGCAGCAGGGAAATACTCCTGGCCTTTTCGTGGCTCTTGCAAAAAGTGAAGATACTTGAAAATCTTTTGGAGAAGAAGAGAGTTAAAGTAGGAGACCACATTACCATCTGCGTG TGTCCTCATGATGCATCAGTCCAAAAATGTAAAGACCACTCTTCATCCTGTAAACAAGAGACGGATATCCGATTCCTTCAGTGGCTGGACGGCAAGCTGCGATTTTGCTGGAGATCTTTACATGCAGCCCATCTGGAGGAATGCGCTGTTTTATATAAG ATCCATTCGTATACTCGGGGTTGCCACATTGACAAAACCACCGGTCATTTGTCGGCCATGGAAACAGCGCTTCTTCGACAACCCAAAAGCTGTGATAAG TTGCTGCAAGCTATGGAGTCGGAGATGTCCTACCTAGAAGCCTACGTGGGGTGGAAGCATGTAGAACCTGTATACTGGCAATGGATG GACACGGTCTTGGAGTCTGCTTGTGAAGCCGAACATGACTTCTCTGTTCCGAATATGAACCCAGTATGCACATTTGTCACAAGTCGTTCTCAAGCACAGTATATACCTCCTGATATAAAGGTGCTAAGCAAGTGTATACGTGATACACAAGAGCAGCTAGCTGTGCTCAGGAGTCCACGAGAACAG ATGAAAGAAATGGAAACAGAATTTAGTGAAAAGGAGCTGAAGAAAATCAAGCACGAGGTAAAGAAGAAAATGGAGCATTGTAAACCCCAGGGTGCAGAAGCCAAAGATATCCACGGCTCATATAGACTTCTCCTTAAAGAACACAAGTCTGTGAATAAGGACTGTTCGATGAATGACGTTCATGTCAATGAGGTGACAAAATGTCTACAGTCCGTCATACATAAGATGGAAGCGGAGTATTGTGAACTACAggatcagtgccggaaaagattgGATGACATCACTGAAGAGCTTCAAGGGATCGTTTGTATTCCGCCAGCCAAGAGTAATTTTTCCATTTTGTAA
- the TEDC1 gene encoding tubulin epsilon and delta complex protein 1 isoform X1, translating into MKRVNHLKEALCALCRILSASGSHWDPETLRKSKFNRPEAASTFWNLLYCLLRQISPGRPDSSPPAHEKMTPGDRVRYVKGVLQIQGYGRPAFYRLPDDGHEGSREILLAFSWLLQKVKILENLLEKKRVKVGDHITICVCPHDASVQKCKDHSSSCKQETDIRFLQWLDGKLRFCWRSLHAAHLEECAVLYKIHSYTRGCHIDKTTGHLSAMETALLRQPKSCDKLLQAMESEMSYLEAYVGWKHVEPVYWQWMDTVLESACEAEHDFSVPNMNPVCTFVTSRSQAQYIPPDIKVLSKCIRDTQEQLAVLRSPREQMKEMETEFSEKELKKIKHEVKKKMEHCKPQGAEAKDIHGSYRLLLKEHKSVNKDCSMNDVHVNEVTKCLQSVIHKMEAEYCELQDQCRKRLDDITEELQGIVCIPPAKSNFSIL; encoded by the exons ATGAAGCGGGTAAACCATCTGAAGGAGGCGCTGTGCGCCCTGTGCCGCATCTTGTCTGCCTCGGGTTCACACTGGGATCCTGAAACGTTGCGGAAGTCTAAGTTTAACCGGCCAGAGGCG GCATCGACGTTCTGGAATCTGCTGTACTGCTTGCTGAGGCAAATCTCTCCAGGCCGGCCGGATTCATCGCCTCCAGCACATGAGAAGATGACCCCGG GCGATCGTGTGAGATACGTGAAAGGCGTACTACAGATCCAAGGCTACGGAAGGCCGGCGTTTTACCGTCTCCCTGATGATGGTCACGAGGGCAGCAGGGAAATACTCCTGGCCTTTTCGTGGCTCTTGCAAAAAGTGAAGATACTTGAAAATCTTTTGGAGAAGAAGAGAGTTAAAGTAGGAGACCACATTACCATCTGCGTG TGTCCTCATGATGCATCAGTCCAAAAATGTAAAGACCACTCTTCATCCTGTAAACAAGAGACGGATATCCGATTCCTTCAGTGGCTGGACGGCAAGCTGCGATTTTGCTGGAGATCTTTACATGCAGCCCATCTGGAGGAATGCGCTGTTTTATATAAG ATCCATTCGTATACTCGGGGTTGCCACATTGACAAAACCACCGGTCATTTGTCGGCCATGGAAACAGCGCTTCTTCGACAACCCAAAAGCTGTGATAAG TTGCTGCAAGCTATGGAGTCGGAGATGTCCTACCTAGAAGCCTACGTGGGGTGGAAGCATGTAGAACCTGTATACTGGCAATGGATG GACACGGTCTTGGAGTCTGCTTGTGAAGCCGAACATGACTTCTCTGTTCCGAATATGAACCCAGTATGCACATTTGTCACAAGTCGTTCTCAAGCACAGTATATACCTCCTGATATAAAGGTGCTAAGCAAGTGTATACGTGATACACAAGAGCAGCTAGCTGTGCTCAGGAGTCCACGAGAACAG ATGAAAGAAATGGAAACAGAATTTAGTGAAAAGGAGCTGAAGAAAATCAAGCACGAGGTAAAGAAGAAAATGGAGCATTGTAAACCCCAGGGTGCAGAAGCCAAAGATATCCACGGCTCATATAGACTTCTCCTTAAAGAACACAAGTCTGTGAATAAGGACTGTTCGATGAATGACGTTCATGTCAATGAGGTGACAAAATGTCTACAGTCCGTCATACATAAGATGGAAGCGGAGTATTGTGAACTACAggatcagtgccggaaaagattgGATGACATCACTGAAGAGCTTCAAGGGATCGTTTGTATTCCGCCAGCCAAGAGTAATTTTTCCATTTTGTAA